The nucleotide sequence ctactaaaaatacaaaattagctgggcatggtggtgcatgtctgtaatcccagttactcaggaggctgaggcaggagaatcgcttgaacccgggaggcagaggctgtgtgagccaagatcgtgccattgcactccagcctaggcaacaagaacaaaactctatctcaaaaaataaaattaaaaatagataaataaaataaaaattacctgccgtggtggtgggtgcctataatcccagctgtttgggaggctgaggcaggagaatcatctgaaccagggaggtggagattgcagtgagctgaagttgtgccactgcactccagcctggtcaacagagcgactgtccccccaaaatttaaaaggccgggcgcagtggttcatgcctgtaatcctagcactttgggaggccaaggcaggtgggtcccctgaggttaggaatttgagaccagcctgaccaacatggtgaaaccctatctctactaaaaatacagaaattagccgggcatggtggcgggtgctacCATCACCTATACGTGGCTAAATCTATCATTTTCACTTTTGCCTAGCTGATGGTAAATGTCACCCAAAAATGTTACTTGATGATGTTTTAACCTGCATTTGTTTAATTCCCTGGGcagctgagcatcttttcatgcttATTAATCAACggccttcctttttctccttattattatttttttttttgagaaggagtcttgctctatcacccaggctggagtgcagtggagcaatctcggctcaccgcaacctctgcctcccaggttcaagcgattcttctgcctcagcctcccgagtagctgggattacaggcatgtgccaccatgcttggcttattttgtattgtcctcttttctttctcttctcctcctcctcttcctcctcctcctccttcttcttcttttaattagTGATGATGTCTTGCtgtgtcacacaggttggagtgcagtgggatgaatcatagctcactgtagctcactgcagcctcgaacttctgggctcaagcaacgccccccacctcagcctcccaagtagctaggactacagacgtgtaccaccatgcttggccaatttttaaaaatgttttatggacATGGGGCCTGCTTTGATGCAGGCTGAGAGCCCAGCCTGACAGCGGTATCCCACAAGAGTCATTTGCCTgggtgatcttgaactcatgtcctcaagtgatcctcctctgtcagcctcctgaagtgctgggattgcaggtataaGTCACTGTCCCcggctttgttttttcttagagCATAATTCAAACCTGTAATTGCATGTTTAATCTGTTTGACTATTTTAGTGTCTGCACCCCAGACAAGAGCAAGGGCTATGTGTATTCTGCCACTTACTGTGTCCCTGGGGCCTGATACTGGGGCCTGACTCATTGAATCACTCAACTGGCTGCCCTCTTACAATGGGAGGAATAATGCTTCCTAGGAATCAAGCCATGAGAAACTAATGTTAAGAAGTGGCCAATAGTATCTGAACCATGTGTAACCAGGAGAAGTGCCGAGAGCCCTGAGCACATACTCTGGGCTAGGTAATGGGAGCCCTTGTAGTCTCTCTTCCATCTTACACAATCTATAGACGCTAGGAATTTGAATGTGTAGGATCAATTGCAAAGTCAAAACTTCTGCTGGCTCTTCGGGTTTCCAAAGGATGGAAATATGAAGTAGATGTTCTTCTCTAATAGACCATCTTAGTCAGATGCAGATATAGAAAGATTTCAGGGCCAGAAGGGTATACAAATGTAATGAGATGAGGAGTCTGATTGGCATTGTCCAACATGGAGCCACTGGCCACGTGTGGCCACCAAACACGTGTGGCTACCGAACACGTGTGGCTGGTCCTAAAGTCTTCGACTTGGCCGGCagtgctgggctcagctgggctcAGCTGCTCTCACTCATATGTCTTTATAGCTACTCCTCTCAAGCGgtggactcagtttccacacctcTGAATCTGGGTGAACCCTGGACTCGCTTTGGCGGCAGCAGCAGAAGGCAGCAGAAGTGGCTGCGTGCTGATCAGCGGGGGCTGGTGAGGGGCTAGCTGGTCTAGGATGGCCTAGATTGGGACACCTGAACTCCCCTTCTCACGGTCCCTGCTTGTCCagcagcctggcctggcctttcTCCGTGGCGGAGGCAGAGGTCCAAAGCAAAGGAGTCCACGCAGGTTCTCTTCAGCTGGAGGAAAGCAGAGGCATCGGCCCAGATTATGCCTCTGTCacataaaaatgattttcagctgaaggcaattaagaagcagaaaatacaggaaaaagtCAGGTTTCCCTCCCCTTTCTGCCTAAAGGCATGACATAAACTCTCCTTCACTGGAGACAACCATTAACTCTGCCCAGCCACAGGCGGTATCAGAGGCTGCTGCAGACAAATCCTGCTGCATCAGCTTCCTCTCGGATATTTACCTTTGCACAGTTTCTCACCTTTGGAGGCCTAAAACTTTCTTTTGTCCTGTTATTTCTCTACAAATTTATTGTGTCCTTTGGAAGATGCTGTGTAAGGCAGTGTTCTGAGCCACTGTGTTGTTACTTTTCATTTAGGTTTGTCCTGCGTGATGTATGCTGCATGTGTTAATGAACTGTTCttgggcaggcacagtggctcatgcctgtaatcccagcactttggaaggctgaggcaggtggattgcttgagcacaggagttgcAGATCAGCCCGGGCTACATACCGAAACACATGTAGtccccaaaaatacaaaaattagcctggcatagtgatgtgcctgtagtcccagctacttgggaggttaagatGAGTGAAtcacctggctaacatggtgaaaccccgtctctactaaaaaaaatacaaaaaactagccgggcgaggtggcaggcacctgtagtcccagctactcaggaggctgaggcaggagaatggcgtaaacccgggaggcagagcttgcagtgagctgagatccggccactgcactccagcctgggtgacagagcaagactccgtctcaaaaaaaaaaaaaaaaaaaagatgagcgAATCGCTTGAgtcagggaggtgggggttgcagtgaaccaagatggaaccactgcactccagcttgggccacaaagcaagacactgtctcaaaacaaacaaacaaacttcttGTCTGTGAATCTTTTTGTTAAGGAGCCTATTTTAGTCccttttgtgctgctgtaacagaataccagagactgggtaattgataattataggcatgagccaccacgtctggcctgaTATACCTCTTTCTCAGTGAAGACACAGGGGGATATAAAGGCCAATGGCTTCGATGGAGCGTGGTGCCAGGGGCATAAAGGGAACAGAGTCCAGGCTGTgtatgcatgtgagtgtgtgtgtgtgtgtggggggcacATGTGGGATATTCAGAAGCAATATCACCAGATTTTGCTCCCAGCTGGGCCTAGGGCACCCCTTTTCAGCTGCTTCAGGATGCATTCCAAGAGAGGGGAGTCTAGGGGAAAGAAAGAGTTTGGGTAGAGGCCAAGTCATCTGAACTGTTAATAGAAAAACATTAGTCAAATTAAGCAGActttatttgagcaaagaaacTTTATGAATCGGGCAGCACCCTGATTCCACTCAGCAACACTGGTAGGCCAAATTTATTGGAAGTAGCACAAATAAACAGTCTGATGGGGTGCAGCTCAGCATTTACCTTACACAGACTTGGTCTAATCAGTTGGTAGCCTGTGACTGGTTAAAGCACAGCTGCTGTGACTTGCTGAGATTCAGCTATTTGTTACAAGAATATAGTCTCGGTTGGGAGGCAGTTTACTTAAATACTAAGTTAGATTGCAGTTCAACAGGTATGGCAGCAGCTTTGggccaaattattattattatttttttgagacggagtcttgctctgtcaccaggctggagtgcagtgtgcaatctcagctcactgcaacctctgcctcctgggttcaagcgatttctatgcctcagcctcatgagtagctgggattataggcgtgtgccacgatgcctggctacttttttgtattttagtagagacagggtttcaccatgttggccaagatggtctcgatctcgacctcgtgatccgtccacctcggcctcccaaagtgctgggaacttTGGGAcaaatttaattgaatttaaacatttctgcCTTTTGGTCAGCCtctcaattttgagagattgaCCAAAACCTTGGGCCCTGACTCCATTTTCTGTCACCATCATAATGGACTTGTTTTGTTTCAGTATTGACTTCACAATTCATGATTTCACCTTAGTTGGATGATTCTTTATGctttcttcatgtttttgttattcGAACCCTAATGGGCCAGTTGATGTATAAAGGATGGCTGCATAGGAGTATGTAAGACTTCCCAGGGGAAGCAATACATCAGAGagactattattattgtttttttattattatttttgagagggagtctcactctgttacccaggctggagcgcagtggcgcaatcttggctcaatgcaacctccacctcctcggttccagcaattctcctgcctcaacttcttgagtagctgcgattacaggcatgcacaaccacactggctaatttttgtattttagtagagatggggtttcaccatgttggctagactggtcttgaactcctgacctcaagtgatccatctgcctcggtcttccaaagtgctgggattataggcgtgagtcactgcgcctggccagggaGACTATTATGATGACTATGAGTGGACAATGCCAAGAAACAGGAGTCCACTCCTTATCAGGAGTTTCTACAAACAACTAGTCAAATAACTCAAAGTCCACGCAATAAAGATAGTTCAACAGCATTTAACTCTAATTGGTCAGTCTTTGTTCTGGGGATGATGGCGATTAAAGCCCAAACTCACCCCATTAAATGAGAGATCTATATTTGAGAGGTCTCAGAGACCTCCACTCAGCAACAGTGGACAAGCAGcgtttataaacagaaaaaaggaagtggCACTGGATATAGGCCGATTGGTGACAGCTCAGCCTTTGTCTAATTTGGACACATCTGGTCAGTCTGCGGTCTGCCCCTGGCTGAAAGCTGGCTGCTAAGGTTGGAGGAGACTCCTTTTTCCTTACAAGAATATACTCTGGTCAGGTTGTAGTTTGTTTACATATTAAATAAGGTTACATCCCAGTCAAATCCTCCCTACAAAGTATCCCCTATTCTGACCTCTATCACCATAGACTAGTTTTTCTgctttaaataaatggaatcacacaataaaaagagaaaaaaatgaggttaCAGTTCACTAGATTGCAGGATTTTtgaacaaatttatttatttatttatttgatagagtcttgctctgttgcccaagctgggtgcagtggcacgatctcagctcactgtaacctccacctccggagtccaagtgattctcccacctcagcctcccaagtagctgggattataggagtgtgccactatgcccggctaatttttgcatttttagtagagagggggtttcactatgttggtcaggctggtctcgaactcctgacctcagctgatccacacccttctcagtctctcaaaatgctggaattacaggcgtgagccaccgcgcccgacctggaacacatttaatttaatttagcaGAACTTACTCCCTGTGCCCAGAATAGGTAGGGGCAAGTGTTGCTTTCCATGAAGAGTGCACCTGATGAGAAGGCAGCTCCAGAGGACTCAAAGGAAAACCGAGAATCAGGAGAAAAAGAAACGTGCAGTCCTTGCCTACCTCAGGGGAGGACCCCAAACTCCCAGTTCATAGTAGGGACCTGCTTCCCCATGCATCCCAGCTCCCTCTCCACCGTGCAGTCGCCTCCTGGGCCGGGCAACCACAATTCGGGGCCTGCTCTAAGGCCCAGAGTTCTCAGTCATGTGACGCCCAGCTTAAGTGGTCTGGGCTTCGTGGCAGCACCAGATCCAGGGTGAGGTCACGCTGCTGGTCCTCAGAGTACACAGGCCGGTAGCCCAGCAGCTGCAGCGCGTCGGCGCACACCTCCTGCACGCGCAGGATCTTGGTGAAGGGCAGCGCGTGGCGCCAGGCCTGGGAGACGTTGCGCGCATTCCTAGACGAAGTCTGGAAGGCCTCGATTGGCTGGCCGATCCCCAACCCGTGGGTGATGTTGTGGATCCAGGTCTTGAGCTGGGGCGTGAGGGTCAGCCCGGTGAAGGCGTAGAGTGCTCTGATCTCTGCCAGCGGCTCCCGCGCCAGGTCCTCGAAGCGCACCAGGCGGTAGCGGCCGCGCAGGAAGGGTGGCGGCTTGAGTGTGGCGGCCTCCGCGATGCGCACATGGCTGCGACACACCTCACGCATCAGGCGCAGCTGAGGGTCAGCCTCCACCCACCTGCCGTTGGTGCCCAGCACGATGCCGTTGTCGCGTGCCAGTAGTGGGCTCGTCGCCTCCCGGGAGCGCAGCACGGCCCGCGGGTCGCGCACCAGGTGCACGATGCGCAGGTTGAGTGCGGGGTCTCTGAGCAGCGGGTAGAGCACCTGCAGGTTGAAGAAGCGCACCTCCTTGAGCACCACGTGGCTGTAGGAGCGGCAGGCCTCCTGGGCCAGGCTGAAGGGCTGCCGCGTGCACAGTGTCTTGCACATGTTCTCCTTGCTGATAGCGCCTCGGGGAAAGGCGTTGCAGGCGGGCGGCGAGCACAGCGCGCGGCTCGTTGCCCACTTGAAAAAGGCGGACAGGTTTCGGCTCTGTGGCATGTAGGCATCAAACACGTCCATGTCGCACAAAAAGACGGAGCGCATCAGGTCGCGCACAGCCATGTGCAGCGTTGCGGCGCTGCCTTGCGACAGGGTGGTCCACACGTGCCACGCGGGCTCCATCAGGTAGAAGACGTCGGGGTGCTGGCTGAAGAGCTGGCCCACGAAGGACGAGCCTGAGCGCCACGAGGACAGCACCAGCACGTGCACACGCTCCTCGCCGCCCGCTGGGGATGAAGGTCCTGGCCGGGAGACGACGAAGAGCAGGAGGCAGGTGGTCTGTGCCAGGAGGAGCACGGTCACTGTCCTGCTGGAGAAGCGTGGCAGCCGCATGCTGGCGGCTGGAGGCCTTCGGGCGGGCGGAATGGGCAACTTTAGGGACCAGGGCCCTCACGCCCATCCCACGCCCCAATTACTGCCCAGTGCCCTCAGGGAGCAGCCCTTGGATTTGACTACCCTACCCATTGGACTTCCCAAGACTCCCAAGGTCTCAGTCGAGCACTTTCCCAGGAATATGGAGTCAAGATATAGCCCAGAATATAGTCTGTGCTCAGAAGTCCAGTTGCAGACAAATGTGGGATACCCTCAAATTGTCTACCTACCCACCCACCTACTTACATACCTATAGGCTATCTATCTGTAGAGAAAAATATTATGTTTCAAAGAGAACTTCTGTCTTTTGCTTCAGGATACCTCTTAGAGAGGCCCTTTTAGGTTGCTGAGCTAAAAGGACTTGATGGGGGCTTCCAGGGATGTCAGAGCACCACCAGGCTTGCGGAggttgaatcctggctctgccacttcctggccTATGATCTTGCTTATGAAGATCACTTAAATCTCTCTGTGACCGATCACTTTACCCGTGTGTAAAAGAGGGATAATTCTGGTACTTGGCTCACAGGATTTGGGGGGATTGGGGGGTTATTATAATGAAAATGGGAGAAGGGAATATGTAGTCATGCCCATAATTGAGGATCGCACCTTTTACGTGGTGTGCTTCTGCACTATATAACTTTTTTAACAGGCAGGTATAAAACTTttgtcggccgggcgtggtggctcatgcctgtgatcctagcactttgggaggccgaggcgggtggatcacgaggtcaggagatggagaccatcctggctaacatggtgaatcccggtctctactaaaaatacaaaaaattagctgggtgtggtggggggcgcctgtagtcctagctacttgggaggctgaggcagaagaatggcatgaacctgggaggcagagctggcagtgagccaagatagcgccactgcactccagcctgggcaagagagcaagactctgtctcaaaaaaaaaaaaaaaaaaaaaagaaaagaaaacttttgtcGTTAAAAATAAGCAAGTAAATAAAGTGCACAAAGAACACCAACTGTTGCCATCATTGGTTGGGGGTGAAGTGCTGAAGGCAGCATGGGCTCCAGAGGGAGGGTGTCCTGGAGCCCTGTGGGTTCACAAGGAGACCAGTTGAGGTGGAGCTGGCATGGAGCCAGAGAAGCAGAGGTGAGAGCAGAGTACTGTCCCAGCCAGCTGAGGGAACTCACCACTGTCCAGGGCTGCTGGGAGAGCTGCAACACTGATCACAAACCCATGGGAGATGTCTCGACACCTGGCAaaacaggaaggagaggagatcAGAGTCCTATAGAGAGAGACAGCCCTGTACATAGAAAGCTCTCCGGGGTGGGAGCAGAACTGTCCTGCCTGTCTTTTGCTTCAGGATATCTCATAGACCTTTTGGGTTGTGGAGCTAAAGGGCTTGATGAGGACTTAGGTGGATGGATGTCACAGCACCGCCAGGCTTGCTGAGGTGGAATGAGTCTGAGTAGGGCACTTCTCCAAATGGCTGGGAACTGGCCGGGTCTACTGATGGATGGAGGCGAGAGAGCTGGCTCCGAATCCCAGCACTGCCAATGGGAAGCCATGAGACCTggggcaagtgacttaacttctctgaggctCAATTTCCACCTCTGTAGAATGGGATTTGCAACATTTAATCCCTTAGGGCTGTTATGAGATGCTGCTGCAAACACCTATGAAGAGGGGACCTGGGAAAGTATTCCTTACACACGTGCCCCTGTTACTGTTATTGTCCCTGTGCTCAGCTACATCTGGAGAGGAAGAACCCCCTCCACCTGGGGAGTCTCCCCCCAGAGGAGACACCCACAGGCCACCTACCCTTCCAATCCCTGTATCTCCCAGGCCATTCTCTGGCCTCCAACCACCCAGAGCCTTTAGTGGACCTTAAGAATATCACACgtgtcggccgggtgcggtggctcaagcctgtaatcccagcactttgggaggccgaggcgggcggatcacaaggtcaggagatcgagaccacagtgaaaccccgtctctactaaaaatacaaaaaattagccgggcgcggtggcgggcgcctgtagtcccagctactcaggaggctgaggcaggagaatggcgggaacccgggaggcggagcttgcagtgagccgagatcgcgccactgcactccagcctgggcaacagcgtgagactccttaaaaaaaaaaaaaaaaaggccgggcacggtggctcaagcctgtaatcccagcactttgggaggtcgagacgggcggatcacgaggtcaggagatcgagaccatcctggctaacacggtgaaaccctgtctctactaaaaaatacaaaaaaaaactagccgggtgaggtggcgggcgcctgtagtcccagctactcaggaggctgaggcaggagaatggcgtgaacccgggaggcagagcttgcagtgagctgagatccggccacagcactccagcctgggtgacagagcgagactccgtctcaaaaaaaaaaaaaaaaaaaaaaaaaaaaaaaaaaaaaaaaaaagaatatcacacGTGTCTCACAGGGTGGAAGGAACACTGAGCCGGCCTCCCGCATTCCAAGGTCCCAAAGTGTTCTTCTGTTTGCACCTGTT is from Macaca fascicularis isolate 582-1 chromosome 20, T2T-MFA8v1.1 and encodes:
- the LOC102118955 gene encoding carbohydrate sulfotransferase 5 isoform X5; the protein is MRLPRFSSRTVTVLLLAQTTCLLLFVVSRPGPSSPAGGEERVHVLVLSSWRSGSSFVGQLFSQHPDVFYLMEPAWHVWTTLSQGSAATLHMAVRDLMRSVFLCDMDVFDAYMPQSRNLSAFFKWATSRALCSPPACNAFPRGAISKENMCKTLCTRQPFSLAQEACRSYSHVVLKEVRFFNLQVLYPLLRDPALNLRIVHLVRDPRAVLRSREATSPLLARDNGIVLGTNGRWVEADPQLRLMREVCRSHVRIAEAATLKPPPFLRGRYRLVRFEDLAREPLAEIRALYAFTGLTLTPQLKTWIHNITHGLGIGQPIEAFQTSSRNARNVSQAWRHALPFTKILRVQEVCADALQLLGYRPVYSEDQQRDLTLDLVLPRSPDHLSWASHD
- the LOC102118955 gene encoding carbohydrate sulfotransferase 5 isoform X2, with protein sequence MLSSDTLWKSFHILSVKESMVSRHLPWVCDQCCSSPSSPGQWPPAASMRLPRFSSRTVTVLLLAQTTCLLLFVVSRPGPSSPAGGEERVHVLVLSSWRSGSSFVGQLFSQHPDVFYLMEPAWHVWTTLSQGSAATLHMAVRDLMRSVFLCDMDVFDAYMPQSRNLSAFFKWATSRALCSPPACNAFPRGAISKENMCKTLCTRQPFSLAQEACRSYSHVVLKEVRFFNLQVLYPLLRDPALNLRIVHLVRDPRAVLRSREATSPLLARDNGIVLGTNGRWVEADPQLRLMREVCRSHVRIAEAATLKPPPFLRGRYRLVRFEDLAREPLAEIRALYAFTGLTLTPQLKTWIHNITHGLGIGQPIEAFQTSSRNARNVSQAWRHALPFTKILRVQEVCADALQLLGYRPVYSEDQQRDLTLDLVLPRSPDHLSWASHD